One genomic region from Jilunia laotingensis encodes:
- a CDS encoding glycogen/starch synthase produces the protein MTKANKVLFITQEITPYVSESEMAKVGRYLPQAIQEKGREIRTFMPKWGNINERRNQLHEVIRLSGMNLIIDDTDHPLIIKVASIQSARMQVYFIDNDDYFQNRLQATDENGVEYDDNDSRAIFYARGVLETVKKLRWCPDVIHCHGWMTALAPLYIKKAYKDEPSFRDAKVVFSLYEDDFKNTFSSDFATKLMLKGINKKDVAMLKEPVNYTTLCKLAVDYSDGVIQNSEHVNEDVINHARQSGKLVLDYQSPETYSEVCNEFYDKVWETEQDK, from the coding sequence ATGACAAAGGCGAACAAAGTTTTATTTATTACACAAGAGATTACTCCTTATGTTTCAGAATCTGAAATGGCAAAAGTAGGCCGATATCTTCCACAAGCCATTCAGGAAAAAGGCCGGGAAATCAGAACTTTTATGCCCAAATGGGGAAACATTAATGAGCGAAGGAATCAATTGCACGAAGTGATACGTCTCTCCGGTATGAATTTGATTATTGATGATACTGACCATCCATTGATCATTAAAGTTGCTTCCATCCAGTCAGCCCGTATGCAAGTTTACTTCATAGATAATGACGACTATTTCCAGAATCGCTTACAAGCTACTGATGAAAACGGAGTGGAATATGATGATAATGATAGCCGTGCCATCTTTTATGCCCGTGGTGTACTCGAAACAGTAAAGAAACTTCGCTGGTGTCCGGATGTAATTCATTGTCATGGTTGGATGACTGCATTGGCTCCTTTGTATATCAAAAAAGCTTATAAAGATGAGCCTTCATTCCGTGATGCAAAAGTAGTATTCTCATTATATGAGGATGACTTTAAAAACACCTTTAGTAGTGATTTTGCAACAAAATTGATGCTAAAAGGAATCAATAAAAAGGATGTAGCCATGCTGAAGGAACCAGTAAACTATACTACCCTTTGCAAACTTGCTGTAGATTACTCTGACGGAGTTATTCAGAACAGTGAGCATGTAAATGAAGACGTTATAAATCACGCGCGCCAATCTGGTAAATTGGTACTTGACTATCAGTCTCCCGAAACGTATAGCGAGGTTTGCAACGAGTTTTATGATAAAGTTTGGGAAACTGAACAGGATAAATAA
- a CDS encoding DUF4270 domain-containing protein, protein MKVKYLWIVFFVSLTFFSCDDNTGTLGLDMFPGSDQNINGKLATFEVTTKSELAENTFAKTSIGYLGKFTDQDFGYYEAGFLTQFHCNEGFHFPVVCDPKNEADRNNPKAIMVKDGIYRTELILGYSTYFGDSLTASRLSVYRLNKSLDKETAYYTDIDPGEFYSKNDPVALLGRKAYTAVDLSVSDSIRKSSGYYPSVTVTLPNSLGEEILKASRQADKENVDFANKFSELLKGVYVKNDYGDGTILYINRIQLNVVYEIFVRDTLGVIIPKKYDSKVDSTAYGYRSFTATKEIIQANSFKNDESKLQEKLNDKTCTYLKTPAGIYTQATLPLINKDPKGKKGVLDSLGNDTLNTVKLSFTNYNQSNNNSKYNMTAPTYLLLLREKDRDKFFEENKINDDVTSYIAVHNKVNTNQYVFPNITRLINTCKAEREAAVLALQTDGRIDDILGVDGKPVTTIEAWEEVTKWDKIAVIPVTITTTTSNQTEVIISVLNDLQPGYAKLKGGEQGGKLALDIIYTSF, encoded by the coding sequence ATGAAAGTAAAATATCTATGGATCGTGTTTTTTGTGTCACTGACTTTCTTTAGTTGTGATGATAACACAGGTACTTTGGGATTGGATATGTTTCCCGGCAGCGACCAGAATATTAATGGTAAATTAGCCACATTCGAAGTAACAACCAAATCAGAATTAGCTGAAAACACATTCGCAAAAACAAGTATCGGTTATCTGGGAAAATTCACAGACCAAGACTTTGGATATTATGAAGCAGGGTTCCTCACGCAGTTCCACTGTAATGAGGGTTTTCATTTTCCAGTAGTATGTGATCCTAAAAACGAAGCAGACCGCAATAACCCTAAAGCCATAATGGTTAAAGACGGAATTTACCGTACAGAATTAATCTTAGGGTACAGTACTTATTTTGGTGATTCCCTTACTGCCTCCCGGTTGAGTGTTTACCGTTTGAATAAAAGTTTAGACAAGGAAACAGCTTATTACACAGACATTGATCCGGGAGAATTTTACTCTAAAAATGATCCGGTCGCCTTATTAGGTCGAAAAGCTTACACTGCAGTAGACTTATCAGTGTCCGATTCCATCAGAAAAAGTAGCGGTTATTATCCCAGTGTTACCGTTACCCTTCCGAACTCTTTAGGTGAGGAAATTTTAAAAGCAAGCAGACAGGCTGATAAAGAAAATGTAGACTTTGCCAATAAATTCAGTGAATTATTAAAAGGAGTTTACGTAAAAAATGACTACGGAGATGGAACCATACTTTATATCAACCGAATTCAGCTAAATGTAGTTTACGAAATATTTGTTAGAGACACTTTAGGAGTTATAATACCGAAGAAATATGACAGCAAAGTAGACTCCACAGCTTATGGTTACCGTTCTTTCACTGCTACCAAGGAAATTATTCAGGCAAACTCGTTCAAGAACGATGAAAGTAAGCTACAGGAGAAGTTGAACGATAAAACCTGCACTTACCTTAAAACTCCTGCAGGTATCTATACTCAAGCTACCTTGCCACTTATAAACAAAGACCCAAAAGGTAAAAAAGGTGTACTCGATTCGCTAGGTAATGATACGCTGAATACAGTTAAACTGTCATTTACCAACTATAACCAATCGAACAATAACAGTAAGTATAACATGACTGCTCCTACTTATCTATTATTGTTACGTGAGAAGGATAGGGATAAATTCTTCGAAGAAAACAAAATAAATGATGATGTCACTTCTTATATAGCAGTGCATAACAAAGTCAATACCAATCAATATGTTTTCCCAAACATAACCAGATTGATCAATACATGCAAGGCGGAAAGAGAGGCAGCAGTTCTTGCACTCCAAACGGATGGACGAATAGATGATATTTTAGGAGTTGATGGAAAACCGGTAACCACCATTGAAGCTTGGGAAGAAGTGACTAAATGGGATAAAATTGCCGTTATTCCAGTTACTATTACTACTACAACATCGAATCAGACAGAGGTGATTATCAGTGTTCTTAATGATCTCCAACCCGGATATGCGAAGTTAAAAGGTGGAGAACAAGGAGGAAAATTGGCCTTGGATATAATTTATACAAGCTTTTAA
- a CDS encoding glycoside hydrolase family 57 protein codes for MRTICLYFEIHQIIHLKRYRFFDIGTDHYYYDDYANETSINEVAERSYIPALNTLIEMVKNSNGAFKVALSISGVALEQLEIHAPAVVDLLHQLNDTGCCEFLAEPYSHGLSSLANEDCFKEEVMRMSAKIKQMFGKAPKVFRNSSLIYSDEIGTMVASMGFKGMLTEGAKYILGWKSPHYVYHCNQAPSLKLLLRDFKLSDDISLRFSNSEWSEYPLFADKYISWIDALPQEEQVINIFMELSALGMSQPLSSNILEFMKALPNCAKEKGITFSTPSEIITKLKSVSQLDVPYPLSWVDEERDTSCWLGNVMQREAFNKLYSVAERVHMCDDRRIKQDWDYLQASNNFRFMTTKNTGIYLNRGIYDSPYDAFTNYMNILGDFINRVNSLYPEDIDDEELNSLLTTIHNQGEEIAELHKELELLEAKVEKAKASKTAKTKAPVEKKEKEAKAPKKTATKKAVSKKTE; via the coding sequence ATGAGAACAATCTGTCTTTATTTTGAGATACATCAAATTATTCATCTGAAACGTTATCGTTTCTTCGATATAGGCACCGACCATTATTATTATGATGATTATGCCAATGAAACAAGTATAAATGAAGTTGCCGAACGCTCTTATATTCCGGCACTTAACACACTGATTGAAATGGTGAAGAATTCCAATGGTGCTTTCAAAGTGGCACTTTCGATTTCGGGAGTAGCTTTGGAACAGCTTGAAATTCACGCTCCGGCAGTGGTGGACTTATTGCATCAACTTAACGATACAGGTTGTTGTGAATTCCTTGCAGAACCCTATTCACATGGTTTGTCATCATTAGCCAATGAAGATTGTTTTAAGGAAGAGGTGATGCGCATGAGTGCTAAAATCAAACAGATGTTTGGTAAAGCGCCAAAAGTATTCCGCAATTCAAGTTTGATTTATTCTGATGAGATTGGGACTATGGTTGCTTCAATGGGCTTCAAGGGTATGTTGACCGAAGGTGCAAAATATATTTTGGGTTGGAAGAGTCCTCATTATGTATATCACTGTAATCAGGCTCCCAGTTTGAAGTTATTATTGAGAGATTTTAAATTATCGGATGATATTAGCCTTCGATTCTCAAATTCAGAATGGAGCGAGTATCCGTTGTTTGCTGATAAATATATCAGTTGGATTGATGCTTTGCCACAGGAAGAACAGGTAATAAATATCTTCATGGAATTGAGCGCGCTTGGTATGTCGCAACCGCTTTCTTCTAATATTCTGGAGTTTATGAAGGCACTTCCGAATTGTGCAAAGGAAAAGGGGATTACATTTTCTACGCCTTCGGAGATCATTACAAAGCTAAAATCGGTTTCTCAATTGGATGTTCCTTATCCTCTTTCTTGGGTAGATGAAGAGAGAGATACCAGTTGTTGGCTCGGTAATGTGATGCAGCGTGAAGCTTTTAATAAATTGTATAGTGTGGCAGAACGCGTCCATATGTGTGATGACCGCCGTATTAAGCAGGATTGGGATTATCTGCAAGCAAGCAATAATTTCCGGTTTATGACAACTAAAAATACGGGTATCTATTTGAATAGAGGCATTTATGATTCTCCCTATGATGCCTTTACCAATTATATGAATATTTTGGGTGATTTTATTAACCGTGTAAACTCTCTGTATCCGGAAGATATTGATGATGAAGAATTGAACTCTCTCTTGACCACTATTCATAACCAGGGTGAAGAGATTGCGGAACTTCATAAAGAATTGGAGTTGCTGGAGGCAAAAGTAGAGAAGGCTAAAGCTTCAAAAACTGCCAAAACGAAAGCTCCCGTTGAAAAGAAGGAGAAGGAAGCAAAAGCACCTAAAAAGACTGCCACTAAAAAAGCTGTTTCTAAAAAGACGGAATAA
- a CDS encoding glycosyltransferase → MKVLMFGWEFPPHILGGLGTASYGLTKGMSLQEDMEITFCIPKPWGDEDQSFLRIIGMNSTPIVWRDVNWDYVQNRVGSYMDPQLYYDLRDHIYADFNYLNTNDLGCIEFSGRYPENLHEEINNYSIVAGVIARQQEFEIIHSHDWLTYPAGIHAKQVSGKPLVIHVHATDFDRSRGNVNPTVYAIEKNGMDNADHIMCVSELTRQTVIHKYFQDPKKVSTVHNAVSPLSQEIQDIVPNKNPKEKVVTFLGRITMQKGPEYFVEAAAMVLQRTKNVRFVMAGSGDMMNQMIRLAAERGIADRFHFPGFMKGNQVYEVLKSSDVYIMPSVSEPFGISPLEAMQCSVPTIISKQSGCAEILEKCIKTDYWDIHAMADAIYSICTYPALYEYLRDEGKKEVDEIKWENVGYKVRGIYDEVIKNYK, encoded by the coding sequence ATGAAAGTTTTAATGTTTGGATGGGAGTTCCCCCCGCATATCTTAGGAGGTTTAGGAACTGCCAGCTACGGTCTGACAAAAGGAATGTCTTTGCAAGAAGACATGGAAATTACTTTTTGTATTCCAAAGCCTTGGGGTGATGAAGACCAAAGTTTTTTGAGAATAATCGGAATGAACAGTACGCCGATAGTATGGCGAGATGTGAATTGGGACTACGTACAGAACCGTGTAGGCAGTTACATGGATCCGCAGCTCTATTACGATTTGCGCGATCATATCTATGCTGATTTTAATTATCTGAATACAAATGATCTGGGATGTATCGAGTTTTCGGGTCGTTATCCGGAAAACCTACATGAAGAGATAAATAATTATTCTATTGTAGCGGGTGTCATAGCCCGTCAGCAAGAGTTTGAAATAATCCATTCACATGATTGGTTGACTTATCCGGCAGGCATACACGCCAAGCAAGTTTCCGGTAAGCCGTTGGTGATTCATGTTCATGCTACGGATTTTGACCGTAGCCGTGGAAATGTGAATCCAACTGTCTATGCTATTGAAAAGAATGGTATGGACAATGCCGACCATATCATGTGTGTGAGTGAACTTACCCGTCAGACGGTAATCCATAAGTATTTTCAGGATCCGAAGAAGGTATCTACCGTACATAATGCGGTTTCGCCTTTATCACAAGAAATTCAGGACATCGTTCCGAATAAGAATCCGAAAGAGAAGGTAGTGACTTTTCTTGGACGTATCACGATGCAGAAAGGGCCTGAATATTTTGTAGAGGCAGCGGCTATGGTATTGCAACGTACTAAAAATGTGCGTTTTGTGATGGCTGGTAGCGGTGATATGATGAACCAGATGATTCGCCTCGCAGCTGAACGCGGAATTGCCGATCGTTTTCACTTCCCCGGTTTCATGAAAGGTAATCAAGTGTATGAGGTTCTTAAATCGAGTGATGTATATATCATGCCGTCGGTTTCTGAACCGTTTGGAATTTCTCCGTTGGAGGCTATGCAATGTAGTGTCCCGACAATTATTTCCAAACAATCGGGTTGTGCCGAGATCTTGGAAAAATGTATCAAGACTGATTACTGGGATATTCATGCTATGGCGGATGCAATTTATTCCATCTGTACCTATCCGGCTTTATACGAGTATTTGCGTGACGAAGGCAAGAAAGAAGTAGATGAAATTAAGTGGGAAAATGTCGGATACAAAGTACGTGGTATCTATGACGAGGTAATTAAAAATTATAAATAA
- a CDS encoding amylo-alpha-1,6-glucosidase — MSYLHFDKTLMINLEESLPREILRTNRAGAYHCTTIVDCNTRKYHGLLVIPVPNLDDENHVLLSSLDETVIQHGAEFNLGLHKYQGNNYSPNGHKYIREFDCEHIPATTYRVGGVILRKEKIFVHHENRILIRYTLVDAHSATTLRFRPFLAFRSVREYTHENAQASREYQVVENGIKTCMYPGYPELYMQLNKKNEFHFDPNWYKGIEYPKEQERGYDFNEDLYVPGYFEVDIKKGESIVFSAGISEVSPRRLKQIFETEAEDRTPRDSFYHCLKNSAHQFHNKQEDNHYILAGYPWFKCRARDMFVSLPGLTLAVEEIDEFEDVMATAEKAIRNYINGEPIGCKIYEMDDPDVLLWAVWALQQYAKETSREQCRTKYGSLLEEIMEFIRQRRHDNLFLHENGLLYANGSDRAITWMNSTVNGRPVVPRTGYIVEINSLWYNALRFVADLVREGGNVVLADSLDAQAVITGKSFVEVFRNEYGYLLDYVDGNMMDWSVRPNMIFTVAFDYSPLDRAQKKQVLDIVTRELLTPKGLRTLSPKSGGYNPNYVGPQIQRDYAYHQGTAWPWLMGFYMEAYLRIYKVSGISFVERQLIGFEDEMTSHCIGSLPELFDGNPPFKGRGAVSFAMNVAEILRILKLLSKYNL, encoded by the coding sequence ATGAGTTATTTACATTTTGACAAGACCCTTATGATTAATCTGGAAGAATCATTGCCAAGAGAGATTCTCCGGACAAACCGTGCGGGAGCTTATCATTGTACGACGATTGTAGATTGTAACACACGCAAATATCATGGATTGTTGGTGATTCCCGTCCCCAATCTGGATGATGAAAATCATGTGCTGCTATCTTCTCTTGATGAAACGGTAATTCAACATGGTGCGGAGTTTAATCTGGGTTTACATAAATATCAGGGGAATAATTACAGCCCGAATGGGCATAAGTATATCCGTGAATTCGATTGTGAACATATCCCGGCTACAACTTACCGTGTTGGTGGAGTAATTCTACGCAAAGAGAAAATCTTTGTACATCATGAAAACCGGATTTTGATTCGTTATACTTTAGTCGATGCGCATTCTGCCACGACTTTACGTTTCCGTCCGTTTTTAGCTTTCCGAAGCGTGCGCGAGTATACCCATGAAAATGCGCAGGCAAGCCGTGAGTATCAAGTGGTAGAAAATGGGATCAAGACATGCATGTATCCGGGATATCCCGAGCTGTACATGCAATTGAATAAGAAAAATGAATTCCACTTTGATCCGAATTGGTATAAAGGCATTGAATATCCAAAGGAACAAGAACGGGGATATGATTTCAATGAAGATCTCTATGTTCCGGGATATTTTGAAGTGGATATCAAGAAGGGGGAAAGCATTGTTTTCTCAGCAGGAATTTCAGAAGTATCTCCTCGCCGTTTGAAACAGATTTTTGAAACTGAAGCCGAGGACAGAACACCTCGTGATAGTTTTTATCATTGCCTGAAGAATTCGGCACATCAATTCCATAACAAACAAGAAGATAACCATTATATTCTTGCCGGCTATCCGTGGTTTAAATGTCGCGCCCGGGATATGTTTGTATCGTTGCCCGGATTGACGTTAGCTGTAGAAGAGATCGATGAGTTTGAAGATGTTATGGCAACGGCCGAGAAGGCAATTCGTAATTATATTAATGGAGAGCCAATCGGATGTAAAATTTATGAAATGGACGATCCGGATGTTCTCTTATGGGCAGTCTGGGCTTTGCAGCAATATGCTAAAGAAACTTCTCGCGAACAATGTCGTACGAAATATGGTTCTTTGCTGGAGGAGATCATGGAATTTATCCGCCAGCGTAGACATGACAATCTTTTCTTGCATGAAAACGGGTTATTATATGCCAATGGTTCGGATAGAGCGATTACTTGGATGAACTCTACTGTTAATGGACGTCCGGTAGTGCCGCGTACGGGATATATTGTTGAAATAAACTCCTTGTGGTATAATGCATTACGTTTTGTTGCAGATTTGGTTCGTGAAGGGGGCAATGTTGTTTTGGCAGACTCGCTCGATGCACAGGCGGTAATCACCGGAAAGTCTTTTGTGGAGGTTTTCCGCAATGAATATGGCTATTTGCTTGATTATGTGGATGGGAATATGATGGACTGGAGTGTACGTCCTAATATGATATTTACGGTTGCTTTTGATTATTCTCCTCTGGATCGTGCCCAAAAGAAGCAAGTACTCGATATTGTGACAAGAGAACTGCTTACTCCGAAGGGACTCCGTACGTTGAGCCCGAAGAGTGGAGGGTATAATCCGAATTATGTAGGTCCTCAGATTCAGCGTGATTATGCTTATCATCAGGGAACGGCATGGCCGTGGCTGATGGGATTCTATATGGAAGCCTATCTGCGGATTTATAAAGTGAGTGGTATATCATTTGTAGAGCGTCAATTAATAGGCTTTGAAGATGAAATGACCAGTCACTGTATTGGCTCTCTTCCCGAACTATTCGATGGCAATCCACCTTTCAAAGGGCGTGGAGCTGTATCGTTCGCGATGAATGTAGCCGAAATTCTGCGAATCCTTAAACTGTTGTCAAAGTATAATTTATAA
- a CDS encoding rhomboid family intramembrane serine protease: MKQDLQRIFLAMMLPLFLIFILYIIKVLEVGMDWDFSRLGVYPRETRGVFGIFAHPLIHSNFAHLFANTIPLFFLSWCLFYFYRGIAPYIFFIIWIGCGAFTFLIGKPGWHIGASGIIYGLAFFLFFSGLLRKYIPLIAISLLVTFLYGGLVWQMFPYFTPANTSWEGHLSGAIMGTLCAMAFMKYGPQKPEPFENEEEEDDEVTDESPESNPQTHQPNDQNENEVNASATSPTAT, encoded by the coding sequence ATGAAGCAGGATTTACAACGAATATTTCTGGCTATGATGCTTCCCTTGTTTCTTATTTTTATTCTCTATATTATAAAAGTATTAGAGGTAGGTATGGACTGGGACTTTTCACGGCTGGGAGTCTACCCGCGAGAGACAAGAGGAGTGTTTGGTATTTTCGCACATCCATTAATACACAGTAATTTCGCTCATTTGTTTGCTAACACCATTCCGTTATTTTTTCTTTCATGGTGTTTATTTTATTTTTATAGAGGGATTGCCCCATACATTTTCTTTATCATCTGGATTGGCTGTGGTGCATTTACTTTCCTTATCGGGAAGCCCGGTTGGCACATTGGAGCAAGCGGCATTATCTATGGATTGGCATTTTTCTTATTCTTTAGCGGATTACTAAGAAAATATATCCCACTAATTGCCATATCGCTACTCGTCACCTTTCTTTATGGCGGTCTGGTATGGCAAATGTTTCCCTATTTCACCCCGGCAAACACGTCATGGGAAGGGCATCTCAGCGGAGCAATCATGGGTACACTCTGTGCCATGGCATTTATGAAATACGGACCACAAAAGCCAGAACCTTTCGAAAATGAAGAGGAAGAGGATGATGAAGTGACGGATGAATCACCTGAGAGCAATCCTCAAACGCACCAACCCAATGATCAGAATGAGAATGAAGTCAATGCTTCTGCAACGTCTCCAACAGCAACGTAA
- a CDS encoding MarC family protein, with the protein MFSDFNFQQMISAFIVLFAVIDIIGSIPIIISLKEKGKDVNAVKATLISFALMIGFFYAGDMMLQLFHVDIESFAVAGAFVIFLMSLEMILDVEIFKNQGPIKEATLVPLVFPLLAGAGAFTTLLSLRAEYASINIVIALILNMIWVFFVVSMTGRVERFLGKGGIYIIRKFFGIILLAVSVRLFTANITLLLETLQKH; encoded by the coding sequence ATGTTTTCAGATTTTAATTTCCAACAAATGATTAGTGCATTTATTGTACTGTTTGCAGTGATTGATATAATTGGTTCTATTCCTATTATAATAAGTTTAAAGGAGAAAGGTAAAGATGTCAATGCGGTAAAAGCCACATTGATTTCATTTGCGTTGATGATCGGCTTCTTCTATGCCGGTGACATGATGTTGCAATTGTTTCATGTTGACATTGAATCATTTGCCGTAGCAGGTGCTTTCGTCATTTTCCTTATGTCCTTGGAAATGATTCTCGATGTGGAGATATTCAAGAATCAGGGACCTATTAAAGAAGCTACACTCGTACCGTTGGTTTTTCCGCTTTTGGCGGGAGCTGGGGCATTTACGACTTTGTTGTCGTTACGTGCCGAATATGCTAGTATAAATATTGTGATCGCTCTGATCCTAAATATGATCTGGGTTTTCTTTGTGGTCAGTATGACCGGTCGTGTCGAACGTTTCCTCGGTAAAGGTGGTATCTATATTATTCGCAAGTTCTTCGGAATTATATTGTTGGCTGTTTCAGTAAGATTGTTTACAGCGAATATTACGTTGCTGTTGGAGACGTTGCAGAAGCATTGA
- a CDS encoding Crp/Fnr family transcriptional regulator, which produces METMFDTLLQLPLFQGLCHEDFTNILEKVKLHFTKHKPGDLIIESNTPCDQLLFLLKGEISLQTTSEDGLFTFIEHVEAPYLVEPYALFGMNVNYASSYFARTEVHTISISKSFVLSGLLKYEIFRLNYMNIISNRAQNLYARLWEKAPIDLENKIVRFILIHIEKAQGEKILKVKMDDLAHYLDDTRLNVSKALNGLQELNLLTLRRKEIIIPDAAALAEWDMLRLIK; this is translated from the coding sequence ATGGAAACGATGTTTGATACTTTATTGCAATTACCTCTTTTTCAAGGGCTTTGCCATGAAGACTTCACGAATATATTAGAAAAAGTTAAATTACATTTTACAAAACATAAACCAGGTGATTTGATCATAGAAAGTAATACCCCTTGTGATCAACTACTGTTTTTATTGAAAGGTGAAATATCTCTCCAGACAACTTCAGAAGACGGATTGTTTACTTTTATAGAACATGTAGAAGCTCCTTATCTCGTAGAGCCTTATGCTTTGTTTGGAATGAACGTTAATTATGCCTCGAGTTATTTCGCCCGCACGGAGGTTCATACCATAAGCATCAGTAAATCATTTGTGCTTTCCGGGTTGCTGAAATACGAGATATTCCGTCTCAACTATATGAATATCATTAGCAACCGGGCACAAAACCTTTACGCCCGGTTGTGGGAAAAAGCTCCGATAGATCTTGAGAATAAGATTGTCCGTTTCATACTGATTCATATAGAAAAAGCACAGGGAGAAAAAATCCTGAAAGTAAAAATGGATGATCTTGCCCATTATCTGGATGATACACGGTTGAATGTATCTAAAGCCCTGAACGGTCTTCAGGAATTGAATCTATTGACTTTACGAAGAAAAGAGATCATTATTCCCGATGCAGCTGCCCTTGCAGAGTGGGATATGCTTCGTTTAATAAAATAG
- a CDS encoding Omp28-related outer membrane protein → MKKIIFISMIFLGISALLISCSDDNIPPVDIPGIYDETIPSVLVGYCQNNYSLALGTETESLMGAAIKMDTILAGKGSQIIAVRIGLSTEAAGLSGELCISKRLKSKPLYSQEFVAQGTGWEYIKLDSPYELNEKDTLYISYTLTGKGQLIGYQNTGIKNSSSDMVMMDRQWLHLTSASITGQVCIQAVIAGNEKLPLSYDLSLGTMEYARYVQSGEENPLSVVVTNYGSAILNGCVLTFIDGADKKEITISDKLPNGRPVKTVLQLPDREEGVRNFTIKVRPVDASVKELSMANNELSGVQDIYGKSFERTLLLEQFTGQGCMYCPSGEENLSKVVGENRSRVAWVAHHVGFGDDLMTIPVSSNYIRFYNSESTYAPAVMMNRTSLSWKGILQPVFSSFDLKEEDIKQLLTEPAHVSVNLDMNYEPQTRALKITVEGTFLMKDVSSRLTLFLVQDGIVGYQENGGKQYEHKAVIRACLSDAWGDALMADEDGMFEKEYDYIIPEKIGTFDCDVNKMYIVAFVADYNPDDINDCKVLNAAFKYIK, encoded by the coding sequence ATGAAAAAGATAATTTTTATAAGTATGATTTTCTTAGGAATCTCAGCTTTATTAATATCCTGTTCCGATGATAATATTCCGCCTGTCGATATCCCGGGGATTTATGACGAGACTATACCTTCCGTATTGGTTGGGTATTGCCAAAATAATTATAGCCTTGCTTTAGGTACGGAAACAGAATCGTTAATGGGAGCAGCCATCAAGATGGACACAATTTTGGCGGGTAAGGGGTCGCAGATAATAGCGGTTCGTATCGGGCTCTCTACAGAGGCTGCCGGACTCTCCGGGGAGTTGTGCATTTCAAAACGTTTGAAATCAAAACCCCTGTATTCCCAAGAATTTGTTGCACAGGGTACAGGTTGGGAATATATAAAATTGGACTCTCCTTATGAATTAAACGAAAAAGACACTTTGTATATCAGCTATACGCTTACTGGGAAGGGGCAATTGATCGGTTATCAGAATACAGGTATAAAAAATAGCAGCAGTGATATGGTGATGATGGACAGGCAATGGTTACATCTGACTTCTGCTTCTATCACTGGGCAGGTCTGTATACAAGCGGTAATAGCCGGTAATGAGAAGTTACCCCTATCTTATGACTTGTCGCTTGGGACAATGGAATATGCTCGTTATGTCCAAAGTGGCGAGGAGAATCCTCTATCGGTTGTTGTGACAAATTATGGCTCTGCTATACTCAATGGTTGTGTCTTGACATTCATTGACGGAGCTGACAAAAAAGAAATTACGATTTCCGATAAATTGCCGAACGGGAGACCTGTTAAAACGGTTCTTCAATTGCCTGACAGAGAGGAAGGAGTGAGGAATTTTACAATCAAGGTACGACCGGTAGATGCTTCGGTGAAGGAGCTAAGTATGGCGAACAATGAATTGTCGGGCGTACAGGATATATATGGGAAGTCTTTCGAACGTACGTTGTTGCTTGAGCAGTTTACAGGTCAAGGGTGTATGTATTGTCCTTCGGGAGAAGAAAATCTTAGTAAGGTAGTAGGTGAAAACCGTTCAAGAGTGGCTTGGGTGGCTCATCATGTCGGTTTTGGTGATGATCTGATGACTATTCCCGTCAGCTCCAACTATATCCGTTTTTACAATAGCGAATCTACCTATGCTCCTGCCGTAATGATGAATCGTACGTCTCTTTCATGGAAAGGAATTCTTCAACCCGTGTTCAGTTCATTTGATCTTAAGGAGGAAGATATAAAGCAATTACTAACTGAACCTGCTCATGTCAGTGTTAACCTGGATATGAACTATGAGCCTCAAACTCGAGCTTTGAAGATCACCGTTGAAGGTACTTTTCTAATGAAAGATGTAAGTTCGCGGTTGACGTTGTTTTTGGTGCAAGATGGAATAGTTGGCTATCAGGAGAATGGAGGAAAGCAATATGAACATAAAGCTGTCATACGGGCATGTCTTTCGGATGCTTGGGGAGATGCTTTGATGGCTGATGAAGATGGTATGTTTGAAAAGGAATATGATTATATCATACCTGAGAAAATTGGAACTTTTGATTGTGATGTGAATAAAATGTACATCGTTGCCTTTGTTGCGGATTATAATCCTGATGATATAAATGATTGTAAGGTGCTTAATGCTGCATTTAAATATATTAAATAA